In Thunnus thynnus chromosome 11, fThuThy2.1, whole genome shotgun sequence, the following proteins share a genomic window:
- the LOC137192486 gene encoding olfactory receptor 6C1-like, translating into MDNISVVRIFILSGINETMNYRLAIFSLTLLYYCVILFINISLIVIIILDENLHEPMYILLCNFCINGLYGTTGFYPKFLLDLLSSSQEISYSGCLFQAFIVYSFACSELSILAVMAYDRYLAICRPLHYHSLMTKRRLSQLSCFSWLTPFCIISTSILLTSRLRLCGSNIQKLFCVNWVIVKLACSDTDTVSNSVIAYATIFIYVSHGFFIIWTYMHLIKKCVRSTEDRAKFMQTCVPHLVSLITFLIVIIFDLMYMRFGSRDLPQSLQNFIAIEFLLIPPFMNPLIYGFKLTKIRNRILGLVYVKRKSSMKK; encoded by the coding sequence ATGGATAACATTTCTGTTGtaagaatttttattttatcagggATAAATGAGACAATGAATTACAGACTCGCCATCTTCTCACTCACTTTACTGTATtactgtgttattttgtttatcaaTATCTCTCTCATCGTGATCATTATTTTAGATGAAAATCTGCATGAGCCTATGTACATCTTATTGTGCAATTTTTGCATCAATGGACTTTATGGGACGACAGGTTTCTACCCAAAATTCCTCTTAGATCTCCTGTCGTCTTCTCAAGAAATCTCATACAGTGGATGTCTTTTTCAGGCTTTTATAGTGTACTCCTTTGCTTGCAGTGAATTGTCCATTCTAGCAGTTATGGCCTACGACAGATATCTGGCTATATGTCGACCGCTGCACTACCACTCTTTGATGACGAAGAGGAGGCTCTCTCAGCTTTCCTGTTTCTCCTGGCTTACACCTTTTTGCATTATTTCCACCAGTATTCTACTAACGTCTAGATTGAGGTTATGTGGTTCAAACATTCAGAAACTCTTTTGTGTGAACTGGGTAATTGTTAAACTTGCCTGTTCTGACACTGACACTGTATCAAACAGTGTGATTGCATATGCAACAATTTTCATTTATGTGTCTCATGGGTTCTTCATCATTTGGACTTACATGCACcttattaaaaaatgtgtgaGGTCCACAGAAGACAGGGCAAAGTTTATGCAGACCTGTGTTCCCCATTTAGTCTCTTTAATCACATTCCTTATTGTAATAATTTTTGATCTAATGTATATGCGATTTGGCTCCAGAGATTTACCTCAAAGCCTCCAAAACTTCATCGCTATAGAATTTCTCCTTATTCCTCCATTTATGAATCCTCTGATATATGGATTTAAACTGACCAAAATACGAAATAGGATTCTGGGTTTAGTTtatgttaaaagaaaatcatCTATGAAGAAGTAA